The genomic region TCGTGTCGCTGACGGATATCCTGTCGCAGACGGTCCTGGGTGGCCGCCTGGGCGAGCTGTCCGGCCGCGCGGTGCTGCTGAAATTGTCCGACCAGCTCCGATCGGGTCTTGCCATGATCGAGCTCGACGGTATTGCCCGCCGCATGCTGCTGTGCCCGCCGGATCTCAACCCGGCGCATCTCGACGCGCTGACGGCGGATGCCGGGATCGATGCCGTCGTCACCGACGAGCCCGATCGCTGGGCCGAGACTGGCGTGCCGCTGGTCGTCACCGCACAACTGCCGCTTCAAGCCACAGCGCCGGCCAGGACCGAGCGCGCCACGGAATGGCTGATGCTCACTTCGGGCACGTCGGGCGTGCCGAAAATCGTCGGCCATACGCTGGAAGCACTCACCGGCGCCATCGTCGCCGAAGGCCCGGCGCGCGGACCCGCGCCGGTATGGGCGACGTTCTACGACATCCGCCGCTATGGCGGCCTGCAGATATTCCTCCGCGCCGTCCTCTCGGGCGGCTCGATGGTGCTGTCCGATCCGCATGAGGCGCTCGCCGATCACGTCACGCGGCTGAACGCGCGGGGCGTCTCCCACATCTCCGGCACGCCCTCGCACTGGCGCAAGCTGTTGATGAGCGGCTCGGCCGCGCAGTTCGCGCCGCGCTATGTCCGCCTCTCCGGCGAGATCGCCGACCAGGCGGTGCTGGACGGCCTGAAAGCGGCGTTCCCGAATTCCTCCGTCGGCCATGCCTATGCGTCAACCGAGGCCGGCGTCGGCTTTGCCGTCAATGACGGGCTGGAAGGCTTTCCGGCGGACTATCTCGGCAACCGCAACGGCGTCGAAATGAAGGTCGTCGACGGCTCGCTACGTATCCGTTCGACGCGCACGGCGCACGCCTATATCGGTCGCGACGCGGCTGCGCTCACCGATGCAGACGGGTATGTCGATAGCGGCGATATCGTCGAATTGCGCGGCGACCGCTACTATTTCGTCGGCCGCCGCGGCGGCATCATCAATATCGGTGGGCTGAAGGTTCACCCCGAAGAGATCGAGGCGGTGATCAACCGTCATCTCGATGTGCGGATGTCGCGGGCGAAGTCACGCAAGAGCCCGATCACCGGCGGCATCGTCGTCGCCGACGTGATCCTCGCCGACGGCACCGATCCGGCGCGCGCGAAAGAGATCCGCGACCAGATTCTGGATCAGTGCCGCGCTCAGCTCGCCTCCCACAAGGTGCCGGCGGTGATCCGCTTCGTCGAGGCGCTCGACGTCACCCCGGCCGGCAAACTGGCGCGCACCGATGCATAATGTTCTCGTCACCGGCGGTAGCCGCGGTATCGGCCTTGCGATCGGCCAGCGGCTTGTTGATGGCGGCTACAACGTGATCGCGGCGGCGCGGCGCGAGAGCGACGAGCTCAAGGCGGCGATTGCCGGGTCGGAGGGGCGCCTGCATTTCCGCGCCTGCGACCTCGCCGTGATCGACGCGATCCCTGCCTATGCAAAACTCGTGCGCGACGAATTCGGACCGATCTACGGCCTCGTCAACAATGCCGGCCTCGGCACCGAAGGCCTGCTCGCGACCATGCACAATTCCGAGATCGAGGCGCTGGTGCAGCTCAACGTGCTGTCGCCGATCATTCTCACCAAATATGTCGCGCGGCAGATGATGGCCGACGGTGCCGGCCGCATCATCAACATCTCCTCGATTATCGCGACGACCGGCTATAACGGCCTCTCGGTTTACGGTGCGACCAAGGCCGCCGCCACCGGCTTCACCCGTTCGCTCGCGCGCGAGGTCGGCAAGCTCGGCATCACCGTGAACGCGATCGCGCCCGGTTTCATCGACACCGAGCTGACGCACAATCTGTCCGACGACAGCCGCAAGCGCATCGCCGGCCGTAGCGCGCTGCGCCGCCTGCCGGAGACCGACGACGTCGCGCGGATGGTGGAGTATTTGCTGGGAGAGGGCGGTCGCAATGTGACGGGTACCGTGTTTACGGTCGACGCGGGCAACACGGCGTAGGCGGAACTCCATCGCCACAATTGCATTGATCCGGCGCAATGACATCATCCGGATTGGGTCGTAAGATCCCGCGCAATCGATTGGGTTACGTCAATCGATCTGCCCTAATCGATAGGGAGCAGTCCATGACCGCTTCGAGCCCGGGCAAGGCGTCGGTAAAGCCATCTTGCGCACAGCAAAGCGACGTTCACTGCGAGCCCGTTCACTGCGAGCCGATGTCTCACCAAAATTCCGGTGACCACGGTTACGAAATGTATCCGCAGAAATTCGTGCGTCTTGTCGGCTGCCATGACGTTCCCGCCTCCGCGCTACGCAAGCGCGTGGGCGAAAAGCTGCACTAGACATTCAGGTCCGATGCTTCGGCAGGTCAATCCGTTCGTGTGAGAACTCCGGCGGGCCCTCGGTCAGGCGGCGGATCCGGCGCTCGCGTTCGTCTTCCAGACAGCGCAGGATCGAGCAGTCCCTCGAGTTCACGCACCGCAAGCTCTTCGATCCTGGTGGCATCCGAAGCGAGCGGGTGCCCTGGCGGGAGTGCCGGGGGCGCGACCTTCAGGCCGAGCTCGACCAGCTTACGGATGGCTTCCGAGCGCTACAGGTGATGGGTTTCGGCCCAGCTATCCACGGCCGCGGTCAGGCTTTCCGGCGTCTTCACCGCGCTGATCGGATTATGCCCAGTGCGCCGGCTTGCCGGAGCGATGGAGTCCTTCCTGTCGAAGTCGGACACGTCGATGTTCCCGCGCAACCATGTCAGATCATCGAGACTAGACGCCATTTACGGTCAACCGTTTAATGACCTTCTGTGGCATTGCAGTGCGCCCTCATCTTGTTGTCCGGGTCCATTTCGGCCAATGGTTGCAAGGGCGCGCGCCTGGCGAACCGAATCGATTCTTCTACGTATGTCCCTTTGGACGTGCGTCCCAACCATCCGGCATCATCCGATGACATCAGCGTTCTATAGCGGCATTCCGGTCTTTCGCGGCTTCACCAGTCTGATGGACCCCGCTTTGTATTCGCCGCTGCCCGACGACTGGAGCGTCGGCGTTGCCGACATCGTGGATCTGACCAAGGCCATCGCGGCGCAGCGCTACAAGGCGGTGAACATGGCCGGTGCCGCCGTGATCGCGGCCGTGACGAATGCATTGGAGGGACGCGAATTTCCCTTCGTGTTCGGCGGCGACGGCGCGAGTTTTGCGGTCGCGCCTAATGATCTCGAACTGGCCCGCGAGGCTTTGGCTGCGACCGCGACCTGGGTGCGGGAAGATCTCGACTTGCGGATGCGCGTCGCGCTGGTGCCGGTGAGCGTCATTCGCGCGCATGGCCTAGACGTGCGCGTCGCGCGCTTCGGACCGTCGGCCAATTTGTCCTATGCGATGTTTTCTGGCGGCGGGCTCGCCTGGGCGGACGCAGCGATGAAGCGCGGCGAGTTTGCGATCACCGAAGCGCCCGCGGGGACGCAGCCCGATCTCTCCGGCCTGTCCTGCCGCTTCGAGGTGATTCCGGCTGCGCGCGGCCTGATCCTGTCCGTGCTGGTCATGCCGGCCCAAGGCGCCGATCCCTCGGCATTCCGCAACGTGATCGAGGACATCATCCATCTCGTCGAGCGCAGCCCGGATGCCGGTCGTCCCGTGCCGCCACAAGGGCCGCCGCTGACATGGCCGCCGCAAGGGCTGGAATATGAGGCGCGCACCAAGCGCGGAGGTCCGTTGCTCGCACGCCGCGCCAGCGTGCTGGCCTACACCCTTTTCGTCTATCTGATCATGCGCTTCGATCTCAAAGTCGGCGGCTTTGTGCCGAAGCTTTATACACGGCAGGTCGTGGAGAACTCCGACTTCCGAAAATATGACGACGGCCTGCGCATGATCCTCGACTGTACGCCGGAGCTCGAACGCGCCCTCAGCGATCGCCTCGCGATTGCCGCGCGCGACGGCATCGTGCGTTACGGCCTCTATCAGCAGGACGCTGCGATGATGACCTGCTTCACCCCGTCGGCGTTGCGCAGCGATCACGTCCATTTTATCGACGGCGCGCGGGGCGGCTACGCCTCGGCGGCGACGGCGCTGAAGGCGATGACGGCGTGAAGCGCTAGCGCCCCGCCCGCGTCCAGGTTTCGCCGCCGCAGAGCGCGCCGACGCAGCCTTCGACCCGCAGCGAATCCGGATGGAATCACATTCCCGCGTTTATTTGCCTGCGTGCAATGACCTGCGCTTATTTGACCCAGCGCACGAAGGCGACCGAGGCCGCGGTCGACAGCCCGAATACCGCCATGGCGCCGCCGACCAGCGCGAACAGGGTCCAGGCCGGAGCCTGCGCCATCATGAGGCCGCCGCCGCCGATCGCGACGATCAGCAGCCGCGCGGTGGAGGCGAGCACGGGACCGCCGACCCGCGCCGCGCCTTGCGAG from Bradyrhizobium lupini harbors:
- a CDS encoding DUF3095 domain-containing protein; this translates as MTSAFYSGIPVFRGFTSLMDPALYSPLPDDWSVGVADIVDLTKAIAAQRYKAVNMAGAAVIAAVTNALEGREFPFVFGGDGASFAVAPNDLELAREALAATATWVREDLDLRMRVALVPVSVIRAHGLDVRVARFGPSANLSYAMFSGGGLAWADAAMKRGEFAITEAPAGTQPDLSGLSCRFEVIPAARGLILSVLVMPAQGADPSAFRNVIEDIIHLVERSPDAGRPVPPQGPPLTWPPQGLEYEARTKRGGPLLARRASVLAYTLFVYLIMRFDLKVGGFVPKLYTRQVVENSDFRKYDDGLRMILDCTPELERALSDRLAIAARDGIVRYGLYQQDAAMMTCFTPSALRSDHVHFIDGARGGYASAATALKAMTA
- a CDS encoding class I adenylate-forming enzyme family protein gives rise to the protein MSPREIFALRDHLGAELTGRTLSDAHDVVSLTDILSQTVLGGRLGELSGRAVLLKLSDQLRSGLAMIELDGIARRMLLCPPDLNPAHLDALTADAGIDAVVTDEPDRWAETGVPLVVTAQLPLQATAPARTERATEWLMLTSGTSGVPKIVGHTLEALTGAIVAEGPARGPAPVWATFYDIRRYGGLQIFLRAVLSGGSMVLSDPHEALADHVTRLNARGVSHISGTPSHWRKLLMSGSAAQFAPRYVRLSGEIADQAVLDGLKAAFPNSSVGHAYASTEAGVGFAVNDGLEGFPADYLGNRNGVEMKVVDGSLRIRSTRTAHAYIGRDAAALTDADGYVDSGDIVELRGDRYYFVGRRGGIINIGGLKVHPEEIEAVINRHLDVRMSRAKSRKSPITGGIVVADVILADGTDPARAKEIRDQILDQCRAQLASHKVPAVIRFVEALDVTPAGKLARTDA
- a CDS encoding SDR family NAD(P)-dependent oxidoreductase codes for the protein MHNVLVTGGSRGIGLAIGQRLVDGGYNVIAAARRESDELKAAIAGSEGRLHFRACDLAVIDAIPAYAKLVRDEFGPIYGLVNNAGLGTEGLLATMHNSEIEALVQLNVLSPIILTKYVARQMMADGAGRIINISSIIATTGYNGLSVYGATKAAATGFTRSLAREVGKLGITVNAIAPGFIDTELTHNLSDDSRKRIAGRSALRRLPETDDVARMVEYLLGEGGRNVTGTVFTVDAGNTA